The Anastrepha ludens isolate Willacy chromosome 2, idAnaLude1.1, whole genome shotgun sequence DNA window GTGGATATTagcgaacgaggaacccatacttaggcaaatcaaacgcagaaagtggcgatggatagatcACACAATGACAAAACAttcagatagcatcacgagaatggcactggactggaacccgcaaggaagcagaggtcgcggtcgaccaaaaaacacttggaggaggtcgatgctgcgcaaactagcagatgccgacatctcatgggacgatGCGAAAACAACAGCGCAGAACCGCGTGCGATGGAAGAGTCCCTGTCGAGGccgtatgctcccgagaggaatgaacaagaaaaaaaccaaaaactggaATAATTCGCCATATCACAAACCAATGGTATTTTAGTCAGCTCCATTTCAGCGCTGCCAAGATACGTTTATTTATATCAGTTGCCTCATCTATGCGCCACTTGCGAACGCTTGCCGAAAAGAAGAGCGCTTATGTTTCTACATGTACAGGGAggtaaaaattcaaagaaatgaCAACCATAaaattaccttaatctgggttccgggacatcggCGTGAAGGAAAAGAGAAAGCGGACGAACCGGACAAAATCGGTATTCGCACCAATGGGTGCAATTAAGAatgcaattttcttaaaatatctaaaaatcgCGGAAACCAGATGGAGGACCCGACAACATGCAAATATAGCATAAGTTATGGCCCCcctacaaccacaaacaaacgtcaatactactgacaaatatgaaacgaagggaTGCGTGCAGACTCACGGCGgagataactggcttctggtctaccggggaacaagcagccaaaatgggcatgcCCCAAAACACATACCGTTCTAAACAACAACCagagaaaacgattttttatttcctctatGAATGCGCTGCCTTATGGAAGGAGCGAGTATCAAACCTTGGCAAACCACTGCTCGAGAATCCTGAACAACTGTTAGGctgtcgaggctctatgctcccgagaggagtcaacaagaaaaaaattaaatgaataagtaaataaagagttaaataaaaatcagtcaATTGACATTTATAGCATCTGGCAACCTTTGtcgtgcaaataaataaaaagagttacCCAAGCCTACGCGTAGATTATTTTGATTGGAAATTTTTACTCATTGCTCTGTACTATTTAATTGGTTTTTACAACTTCCCATCGGTGATTATTACTTTTTACATAAATGCTCGTGTATCTCTGTGTATATTTAGTTATACTCGTATTCTAACTGTTTATATActtgtattttttgttaatttattttcattaattttcccGTTTATTGCTTTATCGGTGTTCGCAACTAGAAGTGGAGTCTATTctcataattttgtatttctcaTTGATTACACATTTCGGGCCCCTCTATTAGCGTGAACGGTGTGCGATGTTAATGGTTGTGGGTCAAGTGTGGGCTGAGGCTGATATCCAAACACACATACGTGTATATGTTGGTATCGGCGTGCATGCGTTCCCAATGTTCGCTGGGTATTATTGGGCAGTCTAATTGAGGGAAATCAATTTGAACTGGAGTGCACACAACTGGAGCGATGTTAAAGTGAAGTGTTGTTCAGCAAAACGGTTAGCAATTTGCGAGAAATCTGCAAAACTGAAATATATGCCCATGCCCCGGCgagataattaaattttgttgaaattttgcgaAACTCACTTATTTTTAGTAGTTTTCGGTTTTTTATGTACTTGccatattttctttgtttaatgAAAGGCTTTCACTTTTTTCTctaatgtaaaaataatttttaaaaccccCATTACTTTCCTTTTCTAATGAAACCGAATCATTGTCGCCATTCACCCTTTTTCGCAATTACTTTGCGtccgtttttttcttcttcacctTTGccctaatttgtttttgttttttgttttcagttgtCCTTTTGCACAGCGTGCCAATCTAATCGGAGAAATTCTTCTCGTCCGAAAAGCGCACATGATGTTGTTGCTTGAGGCGCGCTGCCGGCACTGGCCTGCTTTCACCCCTCACCGCGCCCGCCATTGCTGCTGTCGAAACTGCTGCTCCAGCTGCCTTTGCTGCCACCACGGCGGCCGCTGCCTTGGCGACCTCATTTGCCCGCGTACCCGTCCAAATGTTGCCAACACCATCAATAGTGCTATTGttgtgcttttgttgttgtctcGTCCGGCTGTGACCGCCATCATTACCGCCGACGGCCAACCGGCCACGTCCTGTTGTCACGTTTATTTGCTTGTACGCGTTTCCTGTCACTCGCCGTTCGGCCgtcattgttgctgttgtttcggCAGATGTTGGTTTTGCTGTCgtcgttgttattattgttgttgctgctgctgcttgtaTTGTTTCATTGGCTTCACTTCCGTCGGATGCCTTTTCGTGTCCTTCATTGCTGGAGAGTGTCGGCGAGTCGGATATGGGCGGCGATGATGAGGTCCATTGCTCATCGCAGGAGCAATAACCGCGCGCCGTGTCGCCCCCCTCCAAGGCGAGCGAGTGCAGTTCGCGTAATCTTCGCAACTTTTGTTCTTGTCGCTTATAAGCTGCAGCTGTAGCTGCTGAGGCGTTGACGTTGATGTTGAAGTTGCTGTTGGCAGCGGTTGCGGAAGTCATTTGTTCTGGtcgtaatttttgttgttgttgttgttgttgttgttggggcTGGTGTGCGTGCTGTTGAGGGGCTTGTTGTTCTTGGTATATATTTACGGCTGTTGCTGATGATGCTAGTGAGGTTAGGGTCTGAGCTGTTGCTGgttggtgttgctgttgttgctttaaTGGTTGTACTGATGCTACTGACGGTTGaggtggtggcggtggtggtggtgtcgTTGTTGTCGATGACATTGATGATACGGATGTAGCCGATGCCGAATGCGCAAATTGCATGCGTTGCAGTGCTACCGGTTGCTGGTAGAAGGGAAGGGTTTGTGAGTATAGGCCTCcgtcttcttcctcttcttcgtgCTCGTTTCCTCCAATTCCCAGCTCGCCATCTTCTTCGTGCATATCCGCATTTAATTTATCACTTGAGCTGTAATGAACGGAAGAGAAATAGAAAGGGATTGAGTAAACGATGTACTCGAATATTTCAAAGCCATCAACAAAATTTattccacacatacatacaccgatacatacataaatacaatgaAATATTCAACCTAACCGCAATAaacgcttaaaaaaattatcaaatcttTGAAAGAATCGCAGCTCTCAATTTGATATTTACCTTTTTTCctctttgaaattattttttcttcgcAGATATTTGTTACCgaggaaaataatataatatatatatataatataatataataagttttaaatttaaagttgctGCTTAACTGCTGAGGGCATGAGCCAGGAGCGACAGCCTTAGCTTCCAATTATGATAGGTTACCAGGTTTGACCTTCAGCTTTggtgaaaaatcaaattaagCGAGAAACTTTGACAACGGGGGCTCAGCAGCAGTATTCTGgctgctcatttcacacgtattcacaagCCTCaatccaaggatgatagatttacaaggtttattttttaactatggtgaaaaagaaaattgagagGGAACTTTAGCTGCCGCATCACAAAGGAGATTCGGTAGTCGAATCTAGTCCAATCAGTCGCTGTTCGGTTGGCATCGACGTgacattgtgttgatttttttcgtatatccaccaacacaatctctgtTTTTTGTATACACATCTATTGTTTCGGCGGCCTAGCAGCTGATTCTGTCagattcgctgagagccgaataacggtctgtgtTTGGCCACACCTTttcaattcttttcaccatgggtaGCTTGATCGAAGCTGTCAAGAtattgaagaagaggaaaccaTGGAACACCTATTACGTACATGAAATGCTTTATACAGAAAAAGGCTTTTCACGCTCGGATTCGCTTTTCCTGACAACACTGAAGGGGTTTCATAAATAGAGCTaccgaaattaacaaaattcattaaatccaCTGTTTGGTTCAGAGAAGTGAGTGTATAGGACGAGCTGCAGTAGTATCACAATGGGACTATTCAGCCCTAAGTGTGTCGGCTGATAGTCACTCAAGCTAACTTAGCCTAACCTAGCATCGTTATTCGTGCGGGTTATCTTGTATTTTTATACTG harbors:
- the LOC128870755 gene encoding bromodomain-containing protein DDB_G0280777-like, which translates into the protein MHEEDGELGIGGNEHEEEEEDGGLYSQTLPFYQQPVALQRMQFAHSASATSVSSMSSTTTTPPPPPPPQPSVASVQPLKQQQQHQPATAQTLTSLASSATAVNIYQEQQAPQQHAHQPQQQQQQQQQKLRPEQMTSATAANSNFNINVNASAATAAAYKRQEQKLRRLRELHSLALEGGDTARGYCSCDEQWTSSSPPISDSPTLSSNEGHEKASDGSEANETIQAAAATTIITTTTAKPTSAETTATMTAERRVTGNAYKQINVTTGRGRLAVGGNDGGHSRTRQQQKHNNSTIDGVGNIWTGTRANEVAKAAAAVVAAKAAGAAVSTAAMAGAVRGESRPVPAARLKQQHHVRFSDEKNFSD